The nucleotide window GCCGCCCGCTCGGGCAGCATCGACGTGCACCTGGTGACCCACGAACGCGTCCGGCGTGGTCACGTCGCCCGTCGGCTGCCGGCGGCGTTGTCGCGCAGGCGGCGGATCGCCGGGTTCCTGACCGTGCTCGCCGGGTTTCCGGCGCTAACCTGGCTGCTGCACGCCGCGTCCCCCACGACGCTGACCAACGACATCCTGCTGTTCCTCGCGGCCGTCGTCGGCGTCGCGCTCATCGGCGGACTGTGGCCCGCGCTGCTCGCGGCGGTCGGCGGATCGCTGCTGCTCAACTGGTTCTTCACCCCGCCGACCGGCCGTTTCACCATCGCCGAGGGCGCCAACCTGCTCGCCCTGATCATCTTCGTCGTGGTGGCCGTCGCGGTGAGCTGGGTCGTGGACACCGCCGCCCGCACCACCCGTCGCGCCGCCCAGGCCGGCGCCGACGCGCAGACCCTAGCCACCGTCGCCGGCAGCGTGCTGCGCGGCGCCCGGCCGCTGACCGCCCTGCTCGAACGGCTCCGGGAGACGTTCCGCCAGGAGACGGTCACCCTGCTCGAACGCGACGGTCCCGGGTGGACGGTCGTCGCCTCGGTCGGCGGCGCACCCTGCCCGGCGCCGTCGGAGGCCGACGCCGAGGTGAACGCGGACGACCGGCTCACCATCGTCATGCGCGGCCCGGCGCTGCGGGCCAGCGACCGGCGGATCGTGGAGGCCTTCGCCGCGCAGGCCGCCCTCGCCGTGCGGCAGGAGCGCCTCGCGGCCGAGGCCGCCGCCGCGAAGCCGCTCGCCGAGGCGGACAAGATGCACACCGCGCTGCTCGCGGCCGTCAGCCACGACCTGCGTACCCCGCTCGCGGCCGCGAAGGCGGCGGTGGCCGGGCTCGCCGCGCAGGACGTGCACCTGGACGACGAGGACCGGGCCGAGCTGCTCGCCACCGCCGACGAGTCACTCGACAAGCTCGACCGGCTCGTCGCGAACCTGCTCGACATGAGCCGCCTGCAAGCGGGCGCGCTCGGCGTGCACGCCGTCGACCTGGGCGCCGAGGACGTCGTGCCCCGCGCCCTCGACGACCTCGGCGTGACCATCCCCCTGCACCTGCCGGCCGACCTGCCCGCCGTGCACGCCGACCCCGGCCTGCTCGAACGCATCCTGGTCAACCTCGTCGCCAACGCACTGCGGCACAGCCCGGCCGGCCGGCCGCCGGTCGTCACCGCCAGCGCGCTGGCCGGCACCATCGAGATCCGGGTCATCGACCACGGCCCGGGCATCCCGGAGGACCGGTGGGAGGACGTGTTCCTGCCGTTCCAGCGGCTCGGCGACCGCGACAACCACACCGGCGTCGGGCTCGGCCTCGCACTCTCCCGCGGGCTCACCGAGGTCATGGGCGGCACGCTGACCCCGGAGGAGACACCCGGCGGCGGCCTCACCATGATTCTCGCGCTGCCCGCCGGCGCGCACGCGACGGAGGTACCCGAATGACCCGCATCCTGGTCGTCGACGACGAACCGCAGATCCTGCGCGCCCTGCGGGTCAACCTGCGCGCCCGCGGCTACGAGGTCGTCACCGCCGGCGACGGCGGCGCCGCACTGAAGGCAGCCGCCGACAACCCGCCCGACCTGGTGGTGCTCGACCTCGGCCTGCCCGACCTGGACGGCGTCGAGGTCATCGGCGGGCTGCGCGGCTGGACCGCCGTCCCGATCGTGGTCCTCTCCGGCCGGGCCGAGAGCCGCGACAAGGTCGACGCCCTCGACGCCGGCGCCGACGACTACGTCACCAAGCCGTTCGGGGTGGACGAGCTGCTGGCCCGCATCCGGGCCGCCCTGCGCCGGGCGCAGCCCGCCGCCGAGCATCCCGCCGTGGTCACCGTCGGCCGGTACGCCGTCGACCTGGCCGCGCGCACCGTCTCGCACGACGTGAAGCTGACGCCGACCGAGTGGCAGATCCTCGACCACCTGCTGCGCAACCCCGGCATGCTGGTCAGCCAGCGCCTGCTGCTGCGCGACGTGTGGGGGCCGCAGTACTCGACCGAGACGAACTATCTGCGGCAGTACATGGCCCGGCTGCGCCGCAAGCTCGAGGAGGATCCGGCGCACCCGAGGCACCTGCTCACCGAGCCGGGCATGGGCTACCGGTTCGCGCCCTGATCGCCCCGCGCGGCGGCGGCCTTGAGCTCGGCCCAGCGCTCCAGCATGGCCGGCAGGTTGTCCTGCACCCAGTTGTAGAAGTCGCTCATGCCCGCCAGTCGCTCCCCCGCGATCGTGTCGCGCCCGCCCGCGGCGGCGGCGCCCTGCGCCGCGGCGTCGGCAAGGGTCTTCAGGAGGGTCATCTTGGCGACGGTCACCTCGTACCAGGAGTCGTCCACGAGGCGGTAGCGGTCGCGGCGCGAGCCGGGCACGTGCTCCCGGGTCACCATGCTGAGCTGGGTCAGGTAGCGCACCGCGCCCGAGATGGCCGCCGGGCTGACGTCAAGGCGCTCGGCCAGCTCCCCCGCGCTCAGCGACCGCTCGTCGGCCGCCATCAGGGTGAACACCACCCGGCCGGCCATCCGCGGGAAGCCCCAGTCGCCCAGCAGCCGGGACATGTCCTCCACAAAGCTGCGCAGCGCGGTCTCGTCCCGCATGCGGACCCCCTCGCGTCAATTTTTCGTGTACGAACTTTCACACATGTGTGAAACGAGTGTAGCTTCTGAAACGTGGAAAATGCGATCTCGGTAGCCGGCCTGACCAAGCGGTTCGGCCGGGTCACCGCGCTCGACGGTCTCGACCTGACCGTCGCGCAGGGTGAGGTGCAGGGGTTCCTCGGCCCGCCGCGACATGCCGATAACCTGACCCGGCACCACTCGCCCCTGCGCAAAGGGAGCTGACATGACCACCTCCGACGGGCCCGCGATCTCGATCACCGGGCTGAGCAAGTCGTTCGGGGCCGCCAAGGCCCTCGACGGGCTCGACCTGACCGTTGCCACCGGCGAGGTGCATGGCTTCCTCGGCCCGAACGGCGCGGGAAAGACCACCACCATCCGGGTGCTGCTCGGCCTGCTGCGTCCCGACGCCGGCGAGGTGCGGCTGCTGGGCGGCGACCCGGGCCGCGACGCGGTCGCCCTGCACGGCCGGCTGGCCTACGTGCCCGGCGACGTCACGCTCTGGCCGGGCATCACCGGCGGCGAGGTCATCGACCTGCTCGGCCGGATGCGCGGCGGCATCGACCGGCGCCGGCGCGACGAGCTGCTGGAGCGGTTCGACCTGGACCCCCGCAAGAAGGCGCGCACCTACTCCAAGGGCAACCGGCAGAAGGTCGCCCTGATCGCGGCGCTGGCCGCGGACGTCGAGCTGCTGCTGCTCGACGAGCCGACGTCGGGCCTGGACCCGCTGATGGAGTCGGTGTTCCAGCAGTGCATCCAGGAGGTGAAGCGGCAGGGCCGGACGGTGCTGCTGTCCAGCCACATCCTGGCCGAGGCCGAGGCGCTGTGCGACCGGGTGAGCATCATCCGGCTCGGCCGCACCGTCGAGTCCGGCACGCTGAGCGAGCTGCGGCACCTGACCCGCACGTCGGTCACGGTCGAGACGGCGGAGTCGCCGGCCGGCATCGAGGCGCTGCCCGGCGTGTACGACGCGGTGGTCGAGGACCATCACGCCCGCTTCGACGTCGACACCGCCCAGCTGGACGCCGTGGTGCGCCGGCTCGCGCCGCTCGGCGTGCGCAGCCTGACCAGCACGCCGCCGACGCTGGAGGAGCTGTTCCTGCGCCACTACGGCGACCAGGAGGTGCCGTCTTGACCGGGACCCTCGGCCTGCTGCGCTTCATGCTCCGCCGTGAGCGTTTCGGCCTGCCGTGGTGGTTGCTCGGCGCGACGTTGCTCGTGCTGATCCAGTCCACCCAGAGCCAGACCCTGTACGGCACGCCCGAGGCCCTGGAGAAGCTGCGCCACTCGATCGGCGGCAACACCGCCGTGATCGCGATGAGTGGCCCGACCCGGCTGCTGGACGCCATCGGCGGCGAGGTCGTGTTCGAGATCCTCGGCTTCGTGTCCATCGTGGTCGCGCTGATGAGCATGTTCCTGGTCGGCCGGCACACCCGCGCCGAGGAGGAGACCGGCCGCGCCGAGCTGCTCCGCTCGGCGCGGGTCGGCAAGCGGGCCCCGCTGGCGGCGGCGCTGTCGCTTGCCGCGCTGGCGAACCTGGCCGTCGCGGTGCTGGTGTTCGCCGCGACCGCCGGCACCGGCCTGCCGGTCGGCGGCTCGCTGCTGTTCGGCCTCGCGACCGCCGCCGTCGGCATCACGTTCGCCGCGCTCACCGCCCTCGCGGCGCAGGTCTTCGAGAACGCCCGCGCGGTGTACGGCGCCGTCGCGCTCGTCCTCGGGGCGGCCTACGTGCTGCGGGCCGCCGGCGACGTCGGCAACGGCGCTCTGTCCTGGGCCTCGCCGATCGGCTGGAGCCAGCGCACGTTTCCGTACACCGGCGACCGGTGGTGGCCGCTGTTGCTCGCGCTCTGCACCTCCGCGCTGCTGGTGGCGGGCGCGGTGGCGCTGCTCGGGCACCGCGACTTCGGCGCCGGCCTGGTGCCGCCCCGGCCCGGCCGGCCCACCGCCTCCCCCGCGCTGCGCAACGCGTACGCGCTGGCCTGGCGCCTGCAACGCGGTTCCCTGATCGGCTGGGCGGCCGGGCTCTTCCTGCTCGGCGCCGCGTACGGCTCGATCGGCGACACCATCGAGCAGTACTTCCTGGACAACCCGGAGGTCGCCAAGTTCCTGCCGGGCGGCACCGCGGACCTCGTCGACGCCTACCTGGCACTGACCGTCGGGCTCTCCGCCCTGCTCGCGGCGGCCTACGGGGTGGCGGCCACGCTGCGGCTGCGCGGCGAGGAGACCTCCGGCCGGGCCGAGCCGGTGCTGGCGACGGCGACCGGCCGCGGCACCTGGCTGGCGAGCCACCTCAGCGTCTCCCTGGCCGGCAGCGCCCTGGTGCTGCTCACGTTCGGCCTCGGCGAGGGTTTGGCGTACGGCCTGACCGTCTCGGACGCCGGCCAGATACCGCGCCTGGCGGCGGTCGCGCTCGCCTACCTGCCCGCGGTGTGGCTGATCGTCGCCGTGGTGGTGCTGGTGCTCGGCTGGTTGCCGCGCGCGTCCGCGGCCCTGGCGTGGGTGGCCGTCGGCTACTGCGCGGTCATCGCGCTCTTCGCCGACTCGTTCGACCTGCCCGGCTGGTCGCGACGCGCGTCGCCGTTCGCGCACACCCCGCAGGTCCCGCTCGACAACCTGGGCGTCGCGCCGCTGCTCGTCATCGGCCTGGTCGCCGCGTCGCTCGTGGCGGCCGGCTACGCCGGACTACGCCGCCGAGACCTCGGCTACTAGGGGCCCGGATGCTGCATGTACGGGTGATCACACCCGAGGAACGCACCGAGGCGGTACTGGAAGAGCTGGCGGGCGACGTGGCGGTCACCCACCTGATCGTGCTGCCCGGCGCCGCCCGCTCGCCGCGCGGCGACGTGCTGGAGTTCGACGTGGTCCGCGAGGGTGCCAGCGTCGTGCTGGACCGGCTGCGCGCCCGCGGGCTGGACACCGACGGCGCGATCGTCGTCGAGCGGGTCGACGCCGCGTTGTCGGCGTCGGCCGACCGGGCCGCACGGCGGGTACCCGGGCTGGGCGTCGACGCCGTGGTCTGGCAGGAGCTCGAGCAGCAGACCGGCGAGGAGGCCGAGCTGTCCGGCTCGTTCCTGGCGTTCATGACCATCGCCATGATCATCGCCGCGATCGGTGTCCTGCTCGACCAGCCGATCCTGATCGTCGGATCGATGGTCGTCGGCCCGGAGTTCGGCCCGCTCTCCGCCCTCTGCGTCGGCATCGTGCGGCGCCGATGGCGGCTGGTCCGCCGCTCGGGGCTGGCCCTCGCGGCCGGCTTCCCGTTCGCCATGGTCGTCACGGTGCTGGCGGTGTGGCTGCTCACCGCCCTCGATCTGGTGGACCGGTCGATGCTGCTCCAGGAGCGGCCGCTCACCGACTTCATCTGGCGCCCGGACGCGCTGTCCTGGGTGATCGGCTTCCTCGGCGGCGTGGCCGGCATGCTCTCGCTCACCTCGGCCAAGACCGGCACGCTGGTCGGCGTGCTGATCTCGGTGACCACCATCCCCGCGGCGGCCAACGCCGCGGTCGCGCTGGCCTACGGCGCACACGAGGAGGCGGTCGGCTCCGCGCTCCAGCTGGTCATCAACGTGGCGGCGATCGTTGTCGCCGGCGTGCTCACCCTGCTGTTCCAGCAGGTCGTGTGGCGGCGTACCCGGCCGGCGGGCTGAGTCAGTCCAGGTCCGCCTGCCACAGGTCCGGGCCGAAGACCTCGTACTGGATGTCGCGCACCGGAACGCCGCGCTCGATCAGCGAGCCCCGGATCGCCTGCATGAACGCGATCGGCCCGCACAGGTAGTAGAGCGCGTCCTCCGGCAGGTCCACTCCGGACAGACTCATCATGCCGCCGTGCACGCCGGCGACGGGCAGCTCGCTGCCCGAGCCGTCCTCGTACCAGACCCGCAGCGAGGATCCGGGCAGCCGGGCGAGGTCGCCGGCCAACTGGCGGCGCAGCGGGAACGCGCGCTCGTTCGCGTCGGCGTGCAGCAGCGTGACCTGAAGGCTCGAACCCGCCGCGACCAGGTGCGAGATCATCCCGGCCATCGGGGCGACCCCGATCCCGGCGCTGACGAACACCGCCGGCCGGCCGCCGTCGTCGAGCACGACGTCGCCGTACGGCACGCTCAGGCTGAGCTCGTCGCCGACCTGGATCCGGTCGTGCAGCAGCGTCGACACCTCGCCGTCGGGCTTGCCGCCGCCGTGCACCCGCTTGACGGCGAAGTAGCGGTGCTCGCCGTCGTCGGCCCGGGTCAGGCTGAACTGGCGCGGCTGGCGCACCCCGTCCGGCATCGGCGCCTGCACGGTGATGTACTGGCCGGGCAGCGAGGTACGCACCGGCCGGTCGTCGACGCGCCGCATGACGAACTGCACGACGTCGTCGGCCTCGGGCACCTTCTCCGCGACGCGCCACCGCCGCCACACCCGCT belongs to Amorphoplanes digitatis and includes:
- a CDS encoding DUF4118 domain-containing protein, producing the protein MARGQLRIYLGAAPGVGKTYTMLEEAHRRAERGTDIVVGLVETHGRAHTAAMIGDLEVIARRRMSYRGADFTEMDLDALLDRSPAVAVVDELAHTNVPGCRNAKRWQDVQELLNAGTTVLTTVNVQHLESLNDVVAQITGVEQRETVPDAVVRAAEQVELVDMTPEALRRRMAHGNIYRPEKIDAALGNYFRTGNLTALRELALLWLADKVDDQLDAYRAAHRIDATWETRERVVVALTGGPEGDTLIRRATRIADRTKGADLLAVHVARNDGLAGADPAALARQRVLVEGLGGTYHQVMGGDVPAALLEFARGANATQIVLGASSRGRLAQLFSAGVGVTTAARSGSIDVHLVTHERVRRGHVARRLPAALSRRRRIAGFLTVLAGFPALTWLLHAASPTTLTNDILLFLAAVVGVALIGGLWPALLAAVGGSLLLNWFFTPPTGRFTIAEGANLLALIIFVVVAVAVSWVVDTAARTTRRAAQAGADAQTLATVAGSVLRGARPLTALLERLRETFRQETVTLLERDGPGWTVVASVGGAPCPAPSEADAEVNADDRLTIVMRGPALRASDRRIVEAFAAQAALAVRQERLAAEAAAAKPLAEADKMHTALLAAVSHDLRTPLAAAKAAVAGLAAQDVHLDDEDRAELLATADESLDKLDRLVANLLDMSRLQAGALGVHAVDLGAEDVVPRALDDLGVTIPLHLPADLPAVHADPGLLERILVNLVANALRHSPAGRPPVVTASALAGTIEIRVIDHGPGIPEDRWEDVFLPFQRLGDRDNHTGVGLGLALSRGLTEVMGGTLTPEETPGGGLTMILALPAGAHATEVPE
- a CDS encoding response regulator, which encodes MTRILVVDDEPQILRALRVNLRARGYEVVTAGDGGAALKAAADNPPDLVVLDLGLPDLDGVEVIGGLRGWTAVPIVVLSGRAESRDKVDALDAGADDYVTKPFGVDELLARIRAALRRAQPAAEHPAVVTVGRYAVDLAARTVSHDVKLTPTEWQILDHLLRNPGMLVSQRLLLRDVWGPQYSTETNYLRQYMARLRRKLEEDPAHPRHLLTEPGMGYRFAP
- a CDS encoding GbsR/MarR family transcriptional regulator, whose protein sequence is MRDETALRSFVEDMSRLLGDWGFPRMAGRVVFTLMAADERSLSAGELAERLDVSPAAISGAVRYLTQLSMVTREHVPGSRRDRYRLVDDSWYEVTVAKMTLLKTLADAAAQGAAAAGGRDTIAGERLAGMSDFYNWVQDNLPAMLERWAELKAAAARGDQGANR
- a CDS encoding ABC transporter ATP-binding protein; the encoded protein is MTTSDGPAISITGLSKSFGAAKALDGLDLTVATGEVHGFLGPNGAGKTTTIRVLLGLLRPDAGEVRLLGGDPGRDAVALHGRLAYVPGDVTLWPGITGGEVIDLLGRMRGGIDRRRRDELLERFDLDPRKKARTYSKGNRQKVALIAALAADVELLLLDEPTSGLDPLMESVFQQCIQEVKRQGRTVLLSSHILAEAEALCDRVSIIRLGRTVESGTLSELRHLTRTSVTVETAESPAGIEALPGVYDAVVEDHHARFDVDTAQLDAVVRRLAPLGVRSLTSTPPTLEELFLRHYGDQEVPS
- a CDS encoding ABC transporter permease; translation: MTGTLGLLRFMLRRERFGLPWWLLGATLLVLIQSTQSQTLYGTPEALEKLRHSIGGNTAVIAMSGPTRLLDAIGGEVVFEILGFVSIVVALMSMFLVGRHTRAEEETGRAELLRSARVGKRAPLAAALSLAALANLAVAVLVFAATAGTGLPVGGSLLFGLATAAVGITFAALTALAAQVFENARAVYGAVALVLGAAYVLRAAGDVGNGALSWASPIGWSQRTFPYTGDRWWPLLLALCTSALLVAGAVALLGHRDFGAGLVPPRPGRPTASPALRNAYALAWRLQRGSLIGWAAGLFLLGAAYGSIGDTIEQYFLDNPEVAKFLPGGTADLVDAYLALTVGLSALLAAAYGVAATLRLRGEETSGRAEPVLATATGRGTWLASHLSVSLAGSALVLLTFGLGEGLAYGLTVSDAGQIPRLAAVALAYLPAVWLIVAVVVLVLGWLPRASAALAWVAVGYCAVIALFADSFDLPGWSRRASPFAHTPQVPLDNLGVAPLLVIGLVAASLVAAGYAGLRRRDLGY
- a CDS encoding DUF389 domain-containing protein, whose amino-acid sequence is MLHVRVITPEERTEAVLEELAGDVAVTHLIVLPGAARSPRGDVLEFDVVREGASVVLDRLRARGLDTDGAIVVERVDAALSASADRAARRVPGLGVDAVVWQELEQQTGEEAELSGSFLAFMTIAMIIAAIGVLLDQPILIVGSMVVGPEFGPLSALCVGIVRRRWRLVRRSGLALAAGFPFAMVVTVLAVWLLTALDLVDRSMLLQERPLTDFIWRPDALSWVIGFLGGVAGMLSLTSAKTGTLVGVLISVTTIPAAANAAVALAYGAHEEAVGSALQLVINVAAIVVAGVLTLLFQQVVWRRTRPAG
- a CDS encoding globin domain-containing protein gives rise to the protein MLSDKARPIVEATLPVVGDNIAEIATRFYAHMFAGHPELLDGVFNRGNQADGSQPKALAGSVAVFATALVKHPRQLPERLLTRIAHKHATLGIGPDQYQIVRDNLMWAIGDVLGDAVTADVAAAWDEVYWLMAYALINQERGLYSARGVTAERVWRRWRVAEKVPEADDVVQFVMRRVDDRPVRTSLPGQYITVQAPMPDGVRQPRQFSLTRADDGEHRYFAVKRVHGGGKPDGEVSTLLHDRIQVGDELSLSVPYGDVVLDDGGRPAVFVSAGIGVAPMAGMISHLVAAGSSLQVTLLHADANERAFPLRRQLAGDLARLPGSSLRVWYEDGSGSELPVAGVHGGMMSLSGVDLPEDALYYLCGPIAFMQAIRGSLIERGVPVRDIQYEVFGPDLWQADLD